The following coding sequences are from one Mugil cephalus isolate CIBA_MC_2020 chromosome 9, CIBA_Mcephalus_1.1, whole genome shotgun sequence window:
- the npas1 gene encoding neuronal PAS domain-containing protein 1 isoform X1: MATMPFVSEGKCVSVEWDFLQGLLAKPPTLPCLQNLRKEKSRNAARSRRGKENFEFFELAKMLPLPGAITSQLDKASVIRLTISYLHMRTFASQGDPPWSPLLEGDSNCSKVRRSTHSLATDMFEQHLGAHLLQSLDGFVFVVSQEGRFLYISETVSIYLGLSQVELTGSSVFDYIHPADHVEMAERLGIRPHLRAEAGCHTGPESASSSASTSSLAGTPEPAPSSPHSPADEPPDRGFFIRMKSTLTKRGLHVKSSGYKVIHVTGRIRCRPALVPGSTRSTRRPMGLVALAHTLPPSTLNEVRMESQMFVFRVNMDLQVTYCENRISEYMDLTPAEVVGHTCYHFIYVEDLENLRQSHEDLLRKGQVVTGYYRWLQRRGGYLWIQSTATVSINHKAPHERNVIWVNYVLSRTELPDTPLDILQLPESIRAERLRVSSSPADSSPQARGSQPGKNSAGKGDPDSKGREKFAATAVQSEERRKRLLRSDPEGAPPETRRRLEELRHAEESVSASSDLASESEADEEEEAEWDQGGDSDRLKQEDSGGGGKQSRGGDTPTRGERGGRVHNGRAVIQQLKSVVAPSSLSGSPSIKTEHEALNTGGRWGSHTQTSVSHAHASQPSHAHTPSSSLNGDSPTTPIPDSSSSSEAPPKGLFTPPSPALSPAMSVSSPLPREERAVSRSGGGGGGGGGGGAISGNGPDFELLQRLAAGGAAGRVLFHPLALGPQGPQSLYAPSTIRYAPPELPPSHHHSTGHSDGLQLRSDHHKGPPPAFFPHLQRLAGLPPFSGFSPSDNPFSSGLPFCMNGLRGAAGTEED, encoded by the exons TCTCCAGAACCTGCGTAAAGAGAAATCTCGCAATGCGGCCCGTTCACGGCGGGGCAAGGAGAATTTTGAGTTCTTCGAGCTGGCCAAGATGCTGCCGCTGCCCGGGGCCATCACCAGCCAGCTGGACAAGGCTTCGGTCATCCGGCTCACCATCAGCTACCTGCACATGCGCACCTTTGCCAGCCAGGGGGACCCGCCctggagccctctgctggaaGGAGACAGCAACTGCAGCAAAG ttAGACGATCAACTCATTCACTGGCCACGGACATGTTTGAGCAGCACCTCGGGGCACACCTCTTACAG TCTCTAGATGGCTTTGTGTTCGTGGTCAGTCAGGAGGGACGCTTCCTCTACATCTCAGAGACAGTTTCTATCTACCTGGGACTCTCACAG GTGGAGCTGACCGGCAGCAGCGTGTTCGACTACATCCACCCGGCGGACCACGTTGAGATGGCCGAGCGGCTGGGGATCAGGCCCCACCTGAGGGCCGAGGCCGGCTGCCACACGGGCCCCGAGAGCGCCTCCAGCTCCGCGTCCACCTCCTCCCTTGCTGGTACCCCTGAACCCG CACCTTCCAGTCCTCACTCTCCGGCCGATGAGCCTCCCGACCGTGGCTTCTTCATCCGCATGAAGTCCACGCTCACCAAGAGAGGTCTGCATGTCAAGTCCTCTGGATACAAG GTGATCCACGTGACGGGACGGATCCGCTGCCGCCCTGCTCTCGTCCCGGGCTCCACGCGCTCCACGCGCCGGCCGATGGGTTTGGTCGCTCTGGCGCACACTCTCCCGCCCTCCACGCTGAACGAAGTCCGCATGGAGAGCCAGATGTTTGTCTTCCGCGTCAACATGGACCTGCAGGTCACGTATTGTGAGAACAG GATTTCAGAGTACATGGATCTGACCCCAGCCGAGGTGGTGGGACACACCTGTTACCATTTCATCTATGTGGAAGACCTTGAAAACCTCCGACAGAGCCACGAGGACT TGCTGAGGAAAGGCCAGGTAGTGACGGGTTACTATCGCTGGcttcagaggagaggaggctaCCTGTGGATCCAGTCCACTGCCACCGTCTCCATCAACCACAAAGCCCCCCACGAACGCAACGTCATCTGGGTTAACTATGTCCTGAG TCGAACAGAGTTGCCCGACACTCCCCTGGATATACTGCAGCTTCCGGAGAGCATAAGAGCCGAGCGACTTCGAGTTAGCTCGTCCCCCGCCGACAGCTCCCCGCAGGCCCGAG gATCACAGCCGGGGAAGAACTCAGCGGGGAAGGGTGACCCTGATTCTAAAGGCAGGGAGAAGTTTGCGGCCACCGCCGTCCAatcggaggagaggaggaagcgCCTGCTGAGGTCCGACCCCGAGGGCGCACCCCCAGAAACCCGGCGCAGGCTGGAGGAGCTCCGTCATGCAGAAGAGAGCGTATCGGCCTCGTCGGACCTGGCGAGCGAGAGCGAGgcggacgaggaggaggaggccgagtGGGACCAAGGGGGAGACAGCGACAGATTGAAACAGGAGGACAGCGGGGGAGGAGGTAAACAGAGTAGAGGGGGAGACACCCCGACGAGAGgcgagagaggggggagagtgCACAACGGCCGGGCTGTGATCCAGCAGCTGAAGAGTGTGGTGGCTCCATCTTCCTTGTCTGGCAGCCCCAGCATCAAGACTGAACACGAAGCCCTGAACACGGGAGGGCGCTgggggtcacacacacaaacctccgTCTCGCACGCACACGCCTCCCAGCCCTCGCACGCGCACACGCCTTCCAGCAGCCTCAACGGCGACAGCCCCACCACCCCGATCCCGGACTCCTCTTCCAGCAGCGAAGCCCCCCCGAAAGGCTTGTTTACGCCCCCGTCCCCAGCTTTGTCCCCGGCCATGTCCGTGTCCTCCCCGCTGCCCCGCGAGGAGAGGGCGGTGAGTCgcagcggtggcggcggcggcggtggtggtggtggtggcgccATTTCAGGTAACGGCCCTGACTttgagctgctgcagagactgGCTGCGGGCGGCGCAGCGGGGCGGGTCCTCTTCCACCCCCTTGCCCTCGGCCCGCAGGGCCCTCAGAGCCTCTACGCCCCGAGCACTATCCGCTACGCTCCACCTGAGCTGCCCCCCTCACACCACCACAGCACGGGACACAGCGATGGCCTGCAGCTACGCTCGGACCACCACAAGGGACCCCCACCTGCCTTCTTCCCCCACCTACAGCGGCTGGCCGGCCTGCCACCCTTCAGCGGTTTCTCCCCATCCGACAACCCTTTCTCCTCCGGCCTGCCCTTCTGTATGAATGGACTGAGGGGGGCTGCGGGCACGGAGGAGGACTGA
- the npas1 gene encoding neuronal PAS domain-containing protein 1 isoform X2 yields the protein MATMPFVSEGKCVSVEWDFLQGLLAKPPTLPCLQNLRKEKSRNAARSRRGKENFEFFELAKMLPLPGAITSQLDKASVIRLTISYLHMRTFASQGDPPWSPLLEGDSNCSKVRRSTHSLATDMFEQHLGAHLLQSLDGFVFVVSQEGRFLYISETVSIYLGLSQVELTGSSVFDYIHPADHVEMAERLGIRPHLRAEAGCHTGPESASSSASTSSLAAPSSPHSPADEPPDRGFFIRMKSTLTKRGLHVKSSGYKVIHVTGRIRCRPALVPGSTRSTRRPMGLVALAHTLPPSTLNEVRMESQMFVFRVNMDLQVTYCENRISEYMDLTPAEVVGHTCYHFIYVEDLENLRQSHEDLLRKGQVVTGYYRWLQRRGGYLWIQSTATVSINHKAPHERNVIWVNYVLSRTELPDTPLDILQLPESIRAERLRVSSSPADSSPQARGSQPGKNSAGKGDPDSKGREKFAATAVQSEERRKRLLRSDPEGAPPETRRRLEELRHAEESVSASSDLASESEADEEEEAEWDQGGDSDRLKQEDSGGGGKQSRGGDTPTRGERGGRVHNGRAVIQQLKSVVAPSSLSGSPSIKTEHEALNTGGRWGSHTQTSVSHAHASQPSHAHTPSSSLNGDSPTTPIPDSSSSSEAPPKGLFTPPSPALSPAMSVSSPLPREERAVSRSGGGGGGGGGGGAISGNGPDFELLQRLAAGGAAGRVLFHPLALGPQGPQSLYAPSTIRYAPPELPPSHHHSTGHSDGLQLRSDHHKGPPPAFFPHLQRLAGLPPFSGFSPSDNPFSSGLPFCMNGLRGAAGTEED from the exons TCTCCAGAACCTGCGTAAAGAGAAATCTCGCAATGCGGCCCGTTCACGGCGGGGCAAGGAGAATTTTGAGTTCTTCGAGCTGGCCAAGATGCTGCCGCTGCCCGGGGCCATCACCAGCCAGCTGGACAAGGCTTCGGTCATCCGGCTCACCATCAGCTACCTGCACATGCGCACCTTTGCCAGCCAGGGGGACCCGCCctggagccctctgctggaaGGAGACAGCAACTGCAGCAAAG ttAGACGATCAACTCATTCACTGGCCACGGACATGTTTGAGCAGCACCTCGGGGCACACCTCTTACAG TCTCTAGATGGCTTTGTGTTCGTGGTCAGTCAGGAGGGACGCTTCCTCTACATCTCAGAGACAGTTTCTATCTACCTGGGACTCTCACAG GTGGAGCTGACCGGCAGCAGCGTGTTCGACTACATCCACCCGGCGGACCACGTTGAGATGGCCGAGCGGCTGGGGATCAGGCCCCACCTGAGGGCCGAGGCCGGCTGCCACACGGGCCCCGAGAGCGCCTCCAGCTCCGCGTCCACCTCCTCCCTTGCTG CACCTTCCAGTCCTCACTCTCCGGCCGATGAGCCTCCCGACCGTGGCTTCTTCATCCGCATGAAGTCCACGCTCACCAAGAGAGGTCTGCATGTCAAGTCCTCTGGATACAAG GTGATCCACGTGACGGGACGGATCCGCTGCCGCCCTGCTCTCGTCCCGGGCTCCACGCGCTCCACGCGCCGGCCGATGGGTTTGGTCGCTCTGGCGCACACTCTCCCGCCCTCCACGCTGAACGAAGTCCGCATGGAGAGCCAGATGTTTGTCTTCCGCGTCAACATGGACCTGCAGGTCACGTATTGTGAGAACAG GATTTCAGAGTACATGGATCTGACCCCAGCCGAGGTGGTGGGACACACCTGTTACCATTTCATCTATGTGGAAGACCTTGAAAACCTCCGACAGAGCCACGAGGACT TGCTGAGGAAAGGCCAGGTAGTGACGGGTTACTATCGCTGGcttcagaggagaggaggctaCCTGTGGATCCAGTCCACTGCCACCGTCTCCATCAACCACAAAGCCCCCCACGAACGCAACGTCATCTGGGTTAACTATGTCCTGAG TCGAACAGAGTTGCCCGACACTCCCCTGGATATACTGCAGCTTCCGGAGAGCATAAGAGCCGAGCGACTTCGAGTTAGCTCGTCCCCCGCCGACAGCTCCCCGCAGGCCCGAG gATCACAGCCGGGGAAGAACTCAGCGGGGAAGGGTGACCCTGATTCTAAAGGCAGGGAGAAGTTTGCGGCCACCGCCGTCCAatcggaggagaggaggaagcgCCTGCTGAGGTCCGACCCCGAGGGCGCACCCCCAGAAACCCGGCGCAGGCTGGAGGAGCTCCGTCATGCAGAAGAGAGCGTATCGGCCTCGTCGGACCTGGCGAGCGAGAGCGAGgcggacgaggaggaggaggccgagtGGGACCAAGGGGGAGACAGCGACAGATTGAAACAGGAGGACAGCGGGGGAGGAGGTAAACAGAGTAGAGGGGGAGACACCCCGACGAGAGgcgagagaggggggagagtgCACAACGGCCGGGCTGTGATCCAGCAGCTGAAGAGTGTGGTGGCTCCATCTTCCTTGTCTGGCAGCCCCAGCATCAAGACTGAACACGAAGCCCTGAACACGGGAGGGCGCTgggggtcacacacacaaacctccgTCTCGCACGCACACGCCTCCCAGCCCTCGCACGCGCACACGCCTTCCAGCAGCCTCAACGGCGACAGCCCCACCACCCCGATCCCGGACTCCTCTTCCAGCAGCGAAGCCCCCCCGAAAGGCTTGTTTACGCCCCCGTCCCCAGCTTTGTCCCCGGCCATGTCCGTGTCCTCCCCGCTGCCCCGCGAGGAGAGGGCGGTGAGTCgcagcggtggcggcggcggcggtggtggtggtggtggcgccATTTCAGGTAACGGCCCTGACTttgagctgctgcagagactgGCTGCGGGCGGCGCAGCGGGGCGGGTCCTCTTCCACCCCCTTGCCCTCGGCCCGCAGGGCCCTCAGAGCCTCTACGCCCCGAGCACTATCCGCTACGCTCCACCTGAGCTGCCCCCCTCACACCACCACAGCACGGGACACAGCGATGGCCTGCAGCTACGCTCGGACCACCACAAGGGACCCCCACCTGCCTTCTTCCCCCACCTACAGCGGCTGGCCGGCCTGCCACCCTTCAGCGGTTTCTCCCCATCCGACAACCCTTTCTCCTCCGGCCTGCCCTTCTGTATGAATGGACTGAGGGGGGCTGCGGGCACGGAGGAGGACTGA
- the tmem160 gene encoding transmembrane protein 160 — MAFLSLFMRRQLPPALSHFARTLKLGRPPCAGAPLRRLHGSARLRVAEKGPWGKSRGPETQTQQYQFTDLDKADALMLRKSHETGFLSWFRNGLLATGIGVIAFVQSEVGREAAYAFFILGGVCVSFGGASYIGSLFALRRMMLLSVPALLLQGAVVCSAALFWLCAVSLYIGRLEVEIIHEDDEVEDEDECRECRDRRDQHRGYRGPRDGEDSDGKGQNK, encoded by the exons ATGGCTTTCCTGAGTTTGTTCATGAGGAGGCAGCTGCCCCCGGCCCTGAGCCACTTCGCCCGGACGCTGAAGCTCGGCCGGCCTCCCTGCGCCGGAGCTCCGCTCAGGAGGCTGCACGGCTCGGCCCGGCTGCGGGTCGCGGAGAAGGGACCGTGGGGGAAGAGCCGGGGGCCGGAGACGCAGACGCAGCAGTACCAGTTCACAGACCTCGACAAGGCGGACGCTCTG ATGCTGAGAAAGTCCCATGAAACAG GATTCCTCTCATGGTTCAGGAACGGCCTGCTGGCGACAGGGATCGGAGTCATCGCGTTTGTTCAGAGTGAGGTGGGACGAGAAGCAGCATATG CCTTCTTCATCCTGGGAGGTGTGTGCGTGTCGTTTGGCGGCGCCTCGTACATCGGCAGCCTCTTTGCCTTGCGGAGGATGATGCTGCTGTCGGTGCCGGCGCTGCTGCTCCAAGGGGCCGTGGTGTGCAGCGCCGCCCTCTTCTGGCTCTGCGCAGTATCGCTCTACATCGGCCGGCTGGAGGTGGAGATCATCCACGAGGACGACGAGgtagaggacgaggacgagtgCAGGGAGTGCCGCGACAGGCGCGACCAACACCGGGGCTACCGGGGGCCGCGTGACGGCGAGGACAGTGACGGCAAGGGGCAAAACAAGTAG